A region of Bacillus rossius redtenbacheri isolate Brsri chromosome 2, Brsri_v3, whole genome shotgun sequence DNA encodes the following proteins:
- the LOC134529818 gene encoding vacuolar protein sorting-associated protein 33B has product MESAFDSRLDALQLISQRKLSEILQNVPGKKNIIIDPVLMKSLDNVIGVSFLRSQGIEKIFKLKEVGVGCEKSQCIYLVLADLITMKRVCDQICAEIAHDRHNVYHLILVPCSLFSIEQLLEEEGIYGEVTVHTFSWEMHHIDTNLLSLELPCLFRMLFADGDCSFLPVVAHSLWSLQMLFGRFPLFLAHGRYAVQVQRMQELLLEESSSVEKCASDIDCVLLVDRDIDYASALLTPVTYSALLDEVFGITGGTIELDERVLGANKTLTYKLSKYDEVYDNIKNKHFSDVYSFLSAKTKELQVEFERSSKMALNEIKQYVSTQLQKVTASKRALAYHIGACEVVIGEMGQSFENLHTVEQNMLDGRNRRENINYVEEHLAIAGKIASLRLLCLASLTQDGLLQDEALSFKSQFLHAYGYEHLATFNNLEKMGLFTQQGSALSLSSLASDTAGKLADRVAQVVSLPKRSAFQAVSNKLKLFPNVNDKYDLKNPKDMAYVFSGSYIPAVCQLIQMLIRQELSVDEILKQIPGPSSKRGSFLNGATAPRTYLVYFIGGVTYAEVAAFHLLEKQTGTKILVAGTSLTNGNKLIESAFG; this is encoded by the exons ATGGAATCGGCATTTGACAGTCGCTTAGATGCACTGCAATTAATATCTCAGAGGAAGCTTTCGGAAATATTACAAAACGTTCCAGGGAAAAAGAACATAATTATTGATCCAGTTCTAATGAAATCTTTGGACAATGTTATTGGCGTTTCATTTTTaag GTCACAAGgtattgaaaaaatattcaagTTGAAGGAAGTTGGTGTAGGCTGTGAGAAGTCTCAATGTATATACCTGGTGCTGGCAGACCTGATCACaatgaagcgtgtgtgtgatCAGATCTGTGCTGAAATAGCACATGATAGACACAATGTTTATCACTTGATACTGGTCCCATGTAGTCTCTTCAGTATTGAACAGCTGTTGGAGGAAGAAGGGATATACGGAGAGGTCACTGTCCACACATTCTCTTGGGAGATGCATCACATCGACACCAACCTGCTATCCCTGGAACTTCCCTGCTTGTTCAGAATGTTGTTTGCAGATGGTGATTGTTCATTTTTACCAGTAGTTGCCCACTCTTTGTGGTCTCTACAAATGCTCTTTGGAAGATTTCCTTTATTTTTGGCTCATGGCCGCTATGCTGTTCAAGTACAAAGAATGCAAGAACTTCTTTTAGAAGAAAGTAGCAGTGTTGAAAAGTGTGCTTCTGATATTGACTGTGTACTTTTGGTAGACAGGGACATTGATTATGCGTCAGCCTTGCTGACACCAGTCACGTACTCTGCTCTCCTTGACGAGGTGTTTGGCATAACAGGAGGCACCATAGAGTTAGATGAAAGAGTGCTCGGAGCCAACAAGACACTGACGTATAAGCTTAGCAAATATGACGAAGTTTATGATAACATAAAAAACAAGCACTTCTCTGATGTTTATTCGTTCCTTAGTGCTAAAACAAAAGAGCTTCAAGTAGAATTTGAGCGGTCAAGTAAAATGGCtttgaatgaaataaaacaatatgtAAGTACTCAGTTGCAAAAAGTGACAGCTTCAAAACGTGCTCTTGCGTATCATATTGGTGCTTGTGAAGTGGTTATTGGTGAAATGGGTCAGTCCTTTGAAAATCTTCATACAGTTGAACAAAACATGCTGGATGGTAGAAATCGAAGAGAGAATATAAACTATGTAGAGGAACATCTAGCAATTGCTGGAAAGATTGCATCATTGAGATTGCTGTGTCTTGCTTCATTAACACAGGATGGACTGCTGCAAGATGAAGCATTATCATTCAAAAGTCAATTTCTGCATGCTTATGGCTATGAGCATTTAGCAACATTTAATAACCTGGAGAAGATGGGTCTTTTCACCCAGCAAGGGAGCGCACTTTCCCTGAGCAGTCTTGCAAGCGACACCGCGGGGAAACTGGCGGATCGTGTTGCTCAGGTAGTGTCGTTACCCAAGAGAAGTGCCTTCCAAGCGGTGTCTAACAAACTCAAACTTTTCCCTAACGTTAATGATAAATACGATCTCAAAAACCCAAAAGACATGGCTTATGTTTTTAGTGGATCATACATTCCTGCAGTGTGCCAGTTGATCCAGATGCTCATAAGGCAAGAACTGTCTGTGGACGAAATTCTCAAACAAATTCCGGGACCATCATCAAAAAGAGGGAGTTTTTTAAATGGGGCAACTGCTCCTCGGACTTATTTGGTTTATTTTATTGGTGGGGTTACATATGCAGAAGTTGCAGCATTCCATTTATTAGAGAAACAAACTGGTACAAAAATCCTTGTGGCTGGTACATCACTTACCAATGGAAATAAATTGATAGAAAGTGCTTTTGGATGA